In Humulus lupulus chromosome 6, drHumLupu1.1, whole genome shotgun sequence, a single genomic region encodes these proteins:
- the LOC133784027 gene encoding uncharacterized protein LOC133784027 has product MNIIMFTQTLLALLVCIELFSAHARILQDNNDVARGDQIRRTFEMIIRSYDGRRRAMNPPPPPPYSSPPKKQLTADPHTMPYIHYYYKSPPPPSKKETLSSTYDMANGVGKRSPPQPPRGAKQIVYDSSFQY; this is encoded by the exons ATGAATATTATCATGTTCACCCAGACCCTCTTAGCTCTTCTTGTATGTATTGAACTTTTTTCTGCTCATGCAAGAATCTTACAAG ATAATAATGATGTTGCTCGAGGTGATCAAATTAGGAGGACGTTTGAGATGATAATCAGATCATACGACGGGAGGAGGAGAGCTATGAATCCGCCACCACCTCCTCCGTACTCATCTCCGCCGAAGAAACAATTAACAGCTGATCCACACACTATGCCTTATATTCACTACTACTACAAATCACCACCACCTCCGTCCAAGAAAGAGACCTTGTCATCAACCTACGATATGGCAAACGGAGTTGGAAAGCGGTCACCGCCGCAACCTCCCAGAGGAGCAAAACAAATAGTTTATGATAGCTCTTTCCAATATTAA
- the LOC133784028 gene encoding uncharacterized protein LOC133784028: MLGTLVSMLCPGHYLDFADVPQQFKDQVLDRMRYYYNIDGHPQRESVLATLNKEMGERYRERKNYRHRHFKNHYAGPEDLENVLSKPPNHCTKEAWQLICEMFLSERFLARSAKNQANRRQMKYVTTQGTKSLAAKRHEYVSEDVNLIL, encoded by the exons atgttgggaaCTCTAGTTTCCATGTTGTGTCCGgggcattatttggattttgctgatgtacctcaacagtttaaggatcaagtgcttgatcgtatgagg tattactataatatagacggtcatccacaacgtgagtcagttctggcaactctcaacaaggagatgggggaaagatatcgcgagagaaagaactatagacatagacacttcaaaaatcattatgctggaccagaagatttggagaatgtcctctctaagccacctaaccattgcactaaggaggcttggcagcttatttgtgaaatgtttttgagcgaaagatttttggctcgttccgctaaaaatcaagcaaacagaagacaaatgaagtatgtaacaacacaaggcacaaagtcgttggcagctaagcgtcacgaatatgtaagtgaagatgttaatttaattttataa